Proteins co-encoded in one Medicago truncatula cultivar Jemalong A17 chromosome 8, MtrunA17r5.0-ANR, whole genome shotgun sequence genomic window:
- the LOC120577610 gene encoding protein OBERON 3, which produces MIAGKDLRNGVTDSDGENSRSKLSRPNFDPNKRYPDDKDAVFLRDSEMGGGRAGGSNQVSGGNSGFQELTLSYLCGNPRLKEIQGESFLSQKGKEVMVSENSNQDGGKWVERDFLSLSDSSKRSIEDDGERESNIRDKRPKVQTLDLSLGLPDVSLSLTASNAFQLNGDHQQPFKVKPSRPSTTHTSYSNDYTAPLSHSYSNAFSFSNAFSHNPSCSLTRNSTDNFDYSASKDDQIWNCGEGTNGSVHSRFKPIGDGIVALANPGNGTGVSSFMQPGNSSHYKTTSSENHSFFPSELPARHRFETHSGDSRGRNSESMRGFEGVDGGGNRNLSKPERIVREIIWESVPIFSLTIQELAEEVVTSTKEYLKNLIETKKEELVNLQSRLERRSDLSKETLSKGTKVQLEILVAVKMGLSSFLYGNLQLSELVEVFLYRRCRNVTCKSLLPVDDCDCKICSGNKGFCSSCMCPICLNFDCASNTCSWIGCDVCSHWCHAVCGIQKKLIKPGPSLKGPSGTTEIQFHCIGCEHASEMFGFVKDVFMSCAKDWGLETLLKELDCVRRIFMGSEDCKGKELHLKTDGLLLKLQAKIVSPSEACNQIMQFFNYAENMANFPASVFSSKELITSQSSLPKDTLSLPKSSSSIPNYAYESSYSTRPHSGAPSKELHQKDLKDSIFSELKNDDDLQLAALLSKGGIESLESIVRIKEAEAKMFQTKADEARRAAEGFQKMIRTKTAQMDEEYATKLSKLCLNDTEETQRRKLDEMKVVENSCVDYYKMKKKMQDEIDGLLARMEATKQHWV; this is translated from the exons ATGATTGCTGGGAAAGATCTTCGTAATGGTGTTACTGATTCTGATGGTGAAAACTCCAGAAGCAAGTTATCAAGACCCAATTTTGATCCAAACAAACGTTACCCAGATGATAAAGATGCTGTTTTTCTGAGAGATTCTGAGATGGGTGGTGGTCGTGCTGGTGGGTCCAACCAGGTTTCTGGTGGTAACTCAGGTTTTCAAGAATTGACCCTGAGTTATCTCTGTGGAAATCCAAGATTGAAAGAGATTCAAGGTGAAAGCTTTCTGAGTCAAAAGGGTAAAGAGGTTATGGTTTCTGAGAATTCAAATCAAGATGGAGGAAAATGGGTTGAAAGAGATTTTCTTAGTTTGAGTGATTCTTCAAAGAGATCTATTGAAGATGATGGTGAAAGAGAGAGTAATATTAGGGATAAGAGACCAAAGGTTCAGACACTGGATCTTTCTCTTGGTTTACCTGatgtttctctttctcttaCTGCTTCAAATGCTTTTCAACTCAATGGTGATCATCAACAACCTTTTAAAGTTAAACCTAGCAGGCCTTCAACTACTCATACTTCTTATTCAAATGATTATACAGCACCTTTGTCTCATTCTTATTCAAAcgccttttcattttcaaatgcTTTTTCACATAATCCAAGTTGTTCTTTAACTCGTAATTCAACGGATAATTTTGATTATTCCGCGAGTAAAGACGATCAAATTTGGAACTGTGGTGAAGGGACTAATGGTTCTGTGCATAGCAGGTTTAAGCCAATTGGTGATGGTATTGTTGCTTTGGCAAATCCCGGAAATGGAACTGGTGTTAGTTCATTTATGCAACCAGGTAATAGTAGTCATTATAAGACGACTAGTTCTGAAAACcattctttttttccttctgaatTGCCTGCTAGACATAGGTTTGAGACTCATTCAGGGGATTCAAGGGGAAGAAATTCTGAGAGTATGAGGGGTTTTGAAGGTGTAGATGGTGGTGGAAATAGGAATCTTTCAAAACCAGAGAGGATTGTTAGGGAAATTATTTGGGAGTCTGTTCCTATTTTTTCATTGACAATTCAGGAGCTTGCCGAGGAAGTTGTCACATCAACTAAGGAGTACTTAAAGAATCTTATTGAGACCAAGAAAGAAGAATTGGTCAACCTTCAAAGCAGGCTTGAGAGAAGGTCCGATCTTTCTAAAGAGACGCTTTCGAAGGGCACTAAAGTTCAGTTGGAGATTCTAGTTGCTGTAAAGATGGGACTGTCCAGCTTCTTGTACGGTAATCTTCAGCTATCTGAGTTGGTAGAGGTTTTCTTGTATAGGAGGTGTAGAAATGTTACCTGCAAGAGTTTGCTTCCTGTTGATGATTGTGACTGTAAGATTTGCTCGGGAAACAAAGGGTTTTGTAGCTCTTGTATGTGTCCTATTTGTTTGAACTTTGATTGTGCAAGTAATACTTGTAGTTGGATTGGATGTGATGTTTGTTCACACTGGTGCCATGCTGTTTGTGGCATCCAGAAGAAGCTCATCAAACCGGGACCGAGCTTGAAAGGACCTTCTGGTACCACGGAAATACAGTTTCATTGTATTGGATGTGAACATGCATCGGAAATGTTTGGATTTGTTAAAGATGTGTTCATGTCTTGTGCAAAGGATTGGGGGCTTGAAACCTTGTTGAAAGAGCTTGATTGTGTGAGGAGGATTTTCATGGGAAGTGAGGATTGCAAAGGGAAGGAACTGCATTTGAAAACCGATGGCTTGCTATTAAAGCTTCAAGCTAAAATAGTATCTCCTTCAGAAGCCTGCAATCAGATCATGCAATTTTTCAACT ATGCGGAAAACATGGCAAACTTTCCGGCTTCTGTTTTCTCTTCAAAGGAATTGATAACCTCTCAATCCAGCCTTCCAAAGGACACACTgtctcttccaaaatctagttCTTCAATACCGAACTACGCCTATGAGTCGAGCTATTCTACTAGGCCACATTCCGGTGCCCCATCCAAAGAGCTTCATCAGAAAGACCTCAAGGATAGCATCTTTAGCGAACTAAAAAATGACGATGATCTTCAATTAGCGGCTTTACTAAGCAAAGGTGGAATTGAAAGTTTGGAGAGCATTGTTCGGATAAAGGAGGCAGAAGCGAAAATGTTCCAAACCAAGGCAGATGAAGCAAGGAGGGCGGCAGAAGGGTTCCAGAAGATGATTAGGACAAAGACTGCACAGATGGATGAAGAGTATGCGACAAAGCTTTCAAAACTGTGTCTGAATGATACCGAGGAAACGCAGAGGAGGAAATTGGATGAAATGAAAGTTGTGGAAAATTCTTGTGTTGATTactataaaatgaaaaagaaaatgcaaGATGAAATTGATGGTTTGTTGGCGAGAATGGAGGCAACAAAGCAGCATTGGGTTTAA